CTGCTTATTCCAAATTCTTCAAAATGTTGATTTTCATACCATCTGCTTGAGTAGTAACAAATGGAAGTTAGTGAGTAACTAAATACATTAttcattgatttaatttgaactACTTAGTTCATATATCTCCACTCAATCTGTATacattatttcataaatatgtaCCCTTGCATATGACTCCACTCAATCAGATGCTGTGATTGGCATCTCTCGAAATCCAATCTTGCAAGCTCTAGATACTCATCGTTTTGGATATCTGGCATCCTATTGTGTACATTACTTACATTAGAACCCATACAAtgttatggaaaaaaaaatgtaaaggtCATTTTCCAAGAGAtcacactatatatactaaaGTACTATGCAAATGTAACACCAATTTTCCAAGAGATCACCCATACTACTATGAGACAATTAACGGGGGCAGAGTGTATATCTTTAAGGCGAATGCAGCctcgaaaaaaaaaaggaagttTTACCTATACAATGTCTTGGCGAACCAGACGTTGGCGGAGCCACCATAATGTTGCAAATAATATGCAACCTCTACTCGTGGCAGAGTGGCATACCACGGCATCTCCAGTCCTACCTGAATCTGTTGAAGAGATAATAAATGACGACGATAGAATTgttgaaagaaataaatttaggATAAGTTGTGCAATAACCTCATGAGGCAAATTCTTAGATATAACCCATTTATCAAGATGTTCATCTCCTTCCAACCAATCGTGCAGAAACTTTCTCGAAAAATCGTAAGCTTCTTCAAGAACCACGTCCCCTTcaaatcggatttgagaagcCCTATAGAGAGCATACATTGCCGTGGTAGATGGTGTCACCTCACCCCTTTGGCAAATAAATCTGTCACCCTCTTTGAATTTCCTCAACACATCtacatcaaatttaattacataaatatatatgtgtatactTTAATTTGGCACAaggatttaaaatttatacatacTTGGGTTGACATCATATCCATGCAACCGTAGAAGCCTAAAAGCCATGGATGTGTCATCAACATCACTGTAGTTTATATCTCGCCTACTATAGATTCCGTTATCGTTCCAAAATCTGTATCATCAATCAACATCACTTGCGAGATTAAATGAACATCATATGGcttgcatattttatccacGCATTTCCTATATGATTATGCGAATTTCAAAACTTTTCATGTATGATATGATCGCACCTATATACGTAAGTTAAGCAATCCTTTATCTCCGTCTGAAAGAAACGAGAAATTCCCAAGCGTTGTAGTCTATCAGTGGCCCATAGTCGCGCATATAGGTCGACAGGATAAGTAGTAGGAGCTGAAATGTGATCAAGTAGTAACACAAAATAGTTAATACAGTAAATAATAACcattgatttataatttaggATAGCTAATAAGAATGTACTACTTCTCAATCATAgaacaaatagaaaaataatttacctcCTCCATTGAATTTGTGGACGATGTCAGTGATAAATTTTAAGCATTTGTGATCTTTAGTTTCCATAAATGCAAAAGCTGTTGAAGATGGAGAAGTGAAGAATGAGCCATCAGGTGATTGGAGTTTTAATAGCCTTGGCCAGTCCAATTCTTGTAGCCCTTCCAGACTATAGAGTAATGTTGTTGTCACTTGGTGCATCAACTCTCTAGGTATTCTAACATATATAAACGGTTGGATTACGCTAATGaccaataaattattaaatttttaataaaatataaacacaatatagTTTCTGAACAAAATAATCTGCAACACAAAttcttgagaaaaaaataaataaataggtGCCGTTTAACGACCATTTTCATAGCATATTTTCCTTGCCTTATTTACATGCGTATATCTGTCCTTTAAAATACTCCcccgtccataaaaaaaatacacaaatttaattttagtattttggatcgtccaccaaaattaggtcaatttctaaatatagaaaatttcaGAGTATATTGCAAACTACTCcaaaagaagatgaaataatgagaaattgagaaattataaactaaaatttggaCTGTTAGATTTCCAGATTTGACGTCACAGATGACAAATAatgtcaataaaaaatgtcaacacgacaTCAACCCGTTGACATTGAGTTGACATCTTCTATTGTCATTTGTTGACATCAAACCTGAAAATCTAATAGTCCACATTGTATTTTGTAGTGTGTAAGAAATATGTTgtttaaagaaataaagtacttactTTTTCATCTTATGATCCCTTGCAGTTGAAATCTTTTCAGATATTGGAATCTCTTCAATTCCCAAATCATGTGCTTTTTGAAGAAGGGTGTGATATATTACTTCAAATCCACAAGTCATGTGCACATCAAATGCATCTCCAAGTTCCGCCACATGCTCCTTCACATATGATATTCCTGAAAATTTAGAAAAGATTAATAGCCACCAGTTATTTTAGTATGATTTAGGGAAATTTTAATAGACATTGTATTGACGCAGTGTAGTGAAGTTAACTGTAcaatgagaaaatgaaataaataaaattttcgaatgatttataaattattagcAGTTCTTATCATAAATACAAGTCCGTTAACATAAAAACACTTCTTACACGAACCTGATTAAATGGATAGAACTAATCATACTGATTAGGTATTGTGACCTCATGATCACATCTGATAATATTTCTAATTAGTATAATCCAAAAGGCTAAATTATCCATTCAAATTAGGTAATttttagtactaattaatattgatattgtgtgtcaaagaaattaatattttgtaacaTAGAGTGATACTATTATGTATGCATAGTACTAATATACTGATTTATATCATTATACTGACATGAAAACTCTTTTATCGTGTACTAATATTGTGTGCCAAACCTTTATCGATCTTGTCATCGTGAACATTCCACGTCTTGAGTGCTATGACGCATGCAATCGTATTTACGAGGCGATCATACACATTCACCAGTTGTTCATCTCCCCATGAGCCATCAAGATGTTGATGTTGGGCGACCCACTCTAGTGAAGATGGAAATTGAGGAATTTCAATCCCATCAATATTTCTTATAAGTGCAACCCATGCTGTATCATATGGTGACACACTTATTCGCCCATCCTCTATTGTACTCAACAAACTCTTGGTGCATGAGATTAGATCCttaattttgttatccttcaaatagcaaaataaataatatgacTTAGACTTGACCATTCAATTTAACAAATTCATACTCATACATATACATACCTAACAAATGGATTTTGATGGTACTCAAAACCATGTGCCTAGGAactattctaatttttttttgtaaaatatactGTCTTACTCTACTTATACATTTCTTGTCTTGTAGTagattttttacaaaatgaagagtgtaaaatataattcaaaattaaggGAAAggcggaaaaatagaaaatagtgTGAGAAATGATGtcactaaaataaagtaagtgggcacttaataattcaaaattatggGATGTGGAATGAACTAAtcaaaagtagagagaaattATGTGTGATTAGcaaatcatttaattagtGAGAAATTAGGTGTAATTAGCAAACCAGAGTATTAGAGTAGTACCATAATTCCTTAAAATGGCTAACTCATACCATAATCTTTTAACTCTTTAGCATATGAAGTAAGGTGCTACaaagatttatttattaccACTTCGACAGTCTGAGCAGGGGAATCATCCTCAGTAGCAACTGTATTGGAACAGAGTAAAAAATTAGGTatctaaaatgaaattcaattttcaaaatagataaataatcaTCCTCATGTATATATACCTAGGCTCTTCAGTGCATTAAAAATTGGTTTGCGTTGCAATTGGATAATCTGCATCCCTACACAAGCAAGCCAGTGACAAATAAATGTTCAGCCATGTTACACGCCAAAAGCACTACTCTATATTGTACCGAATATTCGAATAAATTATAACTAGGGTGTTCAGGACAAATTATAACTAGGGTGTTCAGGACGTGTAGTATACAGAAACGTCCATATTTAAAATCGTACTGAATATTCGGTATGAGTACAACTCATACATTTATCTTGTTGAAATTCTCGGTATATCGAATTTTTCGgtataatcaattttaatactGATATCGTAATGCATTTTTGGTGTGCAGTACCAAAATTTGGTATACTGTTTGGTATACTTTAATATCGTTATGctataaatactataaatataattaatatatatctCTATGGATGtattaagatgacaaccctTCTTAAAGTGACAACGTACCACCAATTTCGTGTTGTTACGTGGCACGCTATCCAGCAATATTCATTTAGTAGGCGTTTACAGATTGCATGATAGAGATAGATGGATTGCAGTGTAGATTGTTGAGTATTGCAGTATAAGCATAGAATGTTTCAGTtgcagtatatatatatatagacatatTGCTTTTGTATACGATTATTTTGCATTGTAGACAATAATGCAATACTCAACAATCTACACACCAATTCACGTAGTACCATCATGCAATCAGTAGAAATCCATCTGAAACGCCTACTATGATATTGTTGGATACGCCTCTAATATTGCTGGACAtcgtgccacgtggcagcacgCGATTGGTGGTACGTTGGCACTTTAAAGATGGTGTCACCCTAACGCACCCCTCTATCTATAttctatatctatatctatatatataaatgtttacGGCATTAATTCACGATATATACCACTTTTACGGATGATGATATATACCGAAATTTCATAATGTCGTGGTATATTATggtatatgaaaatttatatattaccaTCCGAAATCTTCAGTAAAGTATCAAATCATACTGAAAATCacgatatatcaaaaaatcaGTATTTtcgttattttttaatacgaTATGTCTGGTATATGGATAATTTCTCCACCCTTGAATATAACGTCtaatttgtactccctccgtcccagataattcgtcctagttttccatttcggtccgtcctacataatttgtcccacttcacttttaccatttttggtagtggaccccatattccactaactcattcctactcacattttattataaaactaatatataaaggtaggaccaacattccactaactttttcaacccacttttcattacaattcttaaaatctgtgcccggtcaaagtgacccgaattatctgggacggagggagtatataaactCATACCTGTTAAATGCTGCAGCTGTTGAATCTTTACTGAAAGCATTTTCTTGTTGTTTCTTATAAAGGAAAAGCTATGATTTGGACTAAATATTAAAGACTCCATAGCTAATTAGAGAAACAAAGTGTGCAATCGCACATATGCAAGATACATCAAATGTTGGAAGTTCAACATCTTTTTAAGTACTCGACGTGGTCCACTTCTTCGTTAaccaataattaatatatgtcCTCTCCTTTTCtatgtaataatatatgattttacATACATACACATGCATACAGATTTGGTCGGTGACGAATCGAACAgatacacattttttattagaattattatAATCATCATATGTAACAAATAGTATTGGTCAATCACGAATTAAACAGATAcacattttattgttttactaatattattattattgtgtaATGATTTACACTGGAATCACGTGATATTGGTGGTCTCCGATGAAGGTTTGATGACATTAATCTTTATTTCAATGTCTCAATCTCAAATAGATTATTAATCGATTTTAACCAAATCCGATAAGGACTTCCATGGCAAAAATTCGCTTGATAGAGTATTTATCAATCATAGTATCACTCCAAATGTCATTGTATCATAGTAgtaatcaaataatatttacaaTCTGATTAACTAACTGCATATTTAGTAGAGACTACTATAAGCATGTACTCACCCCACCCCGTTCTACAAAAATAGACATATTTGAGATGACAagtattttaatgcataatttgtaaaatttgaacgtgataaaaagaaaaaagttaatggaacaTGCAATGACAAAGTCAGGATTTCAATGATGGGAGCCTATTTTAATGTTGAAGTAGTAAAGTGTTTTCTGGCACCAACACCACTGAAAATAGTTATGACATGAATGATAAATGAAACTAGAAACATATGTAGTAGCAGTGGCGTGGCGGACTTAAGCCCTCCCCAACaagttttttttcatattttttctatttataaattttttgaatattaatgaAAACAGTTTTCAGTCCTTCCCAAACCAATATAATTGAAGACTAAATTTCTAGAATTGAATGATGTGAAGGGGCTGAACAAATTTTGAGAATCGAAAATTTGCAGAAGAtaatgaaagaagaaaatggctGACGAAACTTTAGGGAAGAAGTaagtaatataatattgaaagtCACATTTAAAAAGTAccattttgacttttgagctcCAATTAAtgttttcttataaaattatgaaatttatccacgctataaattttgatcaatGAAAACTTCCTTAATTCCTTTTGTTATGTTGcataaattgttaaaaatacTTTCAAATATAGCTAAAATGCTTaacaaagattttttttttctacttttcaagTTCTTCTCACGTAAATCACTTCCTTAACTTCCTTAATTCCTTTAGCTATGTTAAATTTATGATGGGTTAGACTAGTGTatggagtatgattttttttttatgatatgagtattatttttttcatatatataatacttcctccgttctaAGATAGTTGGAAATTTCTTTTGGACACATGATTTAGGATATTGATGTGTTAAatgttaaagtgaagaaaataaagtacagagataataaagtaagagagatgaaaagagaataaagcaTGAGacaagataatttttttgccaaaaaagtaatgattcaactaccttgagacaacccaaaaaggaatacaactcAACTAACTTGATAGAAgagtataatactccatcagtttacaagaaatataaattctttcatttttgaaccgtttcttaaaaatagaatctttttattttaaaaaatggacccacaatccactaacactaattttactacctttttctcctcatatatcttattttacccattttttcttttattttcttttacgttttgcattaaaactccgTTACCACAGTTTCTGTTTTTATGaaatggaaggagtatatgGTTAAGCCCCTACCATTAAAATTTTCTGCGTCCACCACTGTGTAGTAATTGATGTTTAAATCGtgtatttataagaaaatagaGTGTTATAACAATgtttaaactaaaaataaaaaatcatgtataagTAAATCGCAAAAAATGGGAATAAATAAGAAACTACGACTACTCCTATTTACCAAGAATCAAATATGAAGTTGTTGGAAACTAACTTGAAAACACTAACCACCAACTTCGCCAAAAATGACTTAACAGTAGACACCATGCTGCTCCGCCATCACCAAATAAAGTGATGAGTGTAGAATTACTTAACCAGTGTTTCTGCAGCTCCACTCTTACATCTAATGTTCTAGATCTGAATGTAACTAGTCATTTTTGCACTCTTAATATCTTTCATTTGCTTTCAATTTTGCAATTTGTGttgctttttcttttgatttttctacATCTAAGTGTTTGTTTACATTTACATTTTTACATCAGAATGGGATCAATGTAAGTTTTGACTTGGGTATACATATTTTAGCGCTTCGAAGCTTCAAAATCTAACtaattccttttattttctttaattttgttttctaaatcgtaattgattattttatttatttttattaaaatatcataaggATGTGCATTAGAAGAGAATtggaaagataaaaaattatttctatatattatgttgaaacgatgtgaaattaaaatacattagaatatttttataaaagcTAAAATGATGAAGATATAACAATATCCTTTAAAGATCTGAAAAACAGAATTAcagaaagaataaatatatgtgtGAGTTGTAGGTTtcaaatgcattaaaatattttaaatatttttaaaaggcTCAAATGATGAAGGTATAAAAAATGCttataaagattaaaaaaaacagaaaagaataaatatatatgtgaatT
The nucleotide sequence above comes from Salvia hispanica cultivar TCC Black 2014 chromosome 5, UniMelb_Shisp_WGS_1.0, whole genome shotgun sequence. Encoded proteins:
- the LOC125190513 gene encoding peregrinol diphosphate synthase TPS1, chloroplastic-like isoform X2, whose product is MESLIFSPNHSFSFIRNNKKMLSVKIQQLQHLTGMQIIQLQRKPIFNALKSLVATEDDSPAQTVEVDNKIKDLISCTKSLLSTIEDGRISVSPYDTAWVALIRNIDGIEIPQFPSSLEWVAQHQHLDGSWGDEQLVNVYDRLVNTIACVIALKTWNVHDDKIDKGISYVKEHVAELGDAFDVHMTCGFEVIYHTLLQKAHDLGIEEIPISEKISTARDHKMKKIPRELMHQVTTTLLYSLEGLQELDWPRLLKLQSPDGSFFTSPSSTAFAFMETKDHKCLKFITDIVHKFNGGAPTTYPVDLYARLWATDRLQRLGISRFFQTEIKDCLTYVYRFWNDNGIYSRRDINYSDVDDTSMAFRLLRLHGYDVNPNVLRKFKEGDRFICQRGEVTPSTTAMYALYRASQIRFEGDVVLEEAYDFSRKFLHDWLEGDEHLDKWVISKNLPHEVGLEMPWYATLPRVEVAYYLQHYGGSANVWFAKTLYRMPDIQNDEYLELARLDFERCQSQHLIEWSHMQGWYENQHFEEFGISRKQLLVAYFLAAATIFEPEKGKERILWAKSQLISKMIRTIFDQEHSREKRSALLKDFSYNINCSRKLNSAETEHRVVNIMLESLHDLFKGFDECISLQLKSAWYLWVMKFEKGHLWEDAELFVTTLNICSLPINDVLLHREYITLSRLVNKICHHLSQIPNKKEEVEMRMAKGDMSEIEEDLEALTKLVLVESSFLTKNIKQTFLWVAKTFYYVAYFDAATIHLHIYKVLFERIV
- the LOC125190513 gene encoding peregrinol diphosphate synthase TPS1, chloroplastic-like isoform X1; the encoded protein is MESLIFSPNHSFSFIRNNKKMLSVKIQQLQHLTGMQIIQLQRKPIFNALKSLVATEDDSPAQTVEVDNKIKDLISCTKSLLSTIEDGRISVSPYDTAWVALIRNIDGIEIPQFPSSLEWVAQHQHLDGSWGDEQLVNVYDRLVNTIACVIALKTWNVHDDKIDKGISYVKEHVAELGDAFDVHMTCGFEVIYHTLLQKAHDLGIEEIPISEKISTARDHKMKKIPRELMHQVTTTLLYSLEGLQELDWPRLLKLQSPDGSFFTSPSSTAFAFMETKDHKCLKFITDIVHKFNGGAPTTYPVDLYARLWATDRLQRLGISRFFQTEIKDCLTYVYRFWNDNGIYSRRDINYSDVDDTSMAFRLLRLHGYDVNPNVLRKFKEGDRFICQRGEVTPSTTAMYALYRASQIRFEGDVVLEEAYDFSRKFLHDWLEGDEHLDKWVISKNLPHEIQVGLEMPWYATLPRVEVAYYLQHYGGSANVWFAKTLYRMPDIQNDEYLELARLDFERCQSQHLIEWSHMQGWYENQHFEEFGISRKQLLVAYFLAAATIFEPEKGKERILWAKSQLISKMIRTIFDQEHSREKRSALLKDFSYNINCSRKLNSAETEHRVVNIMLESLHDLFKGFDECISLQLKSAWYLWVMKFEKGHLWEDAELFVTTLNICSLPINDVLLHREYITLSRLVNKICHHLSQIPNKKEEVEMRMAKGDMSEIEEDLEALTKLVLVESSFLTKNIKQTFLWVAKTFYYVAYFDAATIHLHIYKVLFERIV